The genome window GCGGCAGCGACTGGAACTCCTGGGCGACGCCGAGCATGAAGATGCGGACGCGATTCATCAGCTTCTTCTTGCGCAGCACGTGGATCCAGCCAAAGGGGAGCACGCGCCCGTTCATCTTCTTCACCACCTGGTTGAAGTCCGGCAGGGTGACCGAGATCGCGGCGACCCGGTCGCCGATCTCGGCGATGAAGCAGAGATCCGGGTCGATGAGCTGCTTGAGCCCCCCGGCGATGAAATCGAACTCGCGATCCGAGACGCGCACGTGGGCCCAGTTCTGCTCCCAGGCGTCGCGATAGATCCCGCGCACCTTCTCGACGTCCTCGTCCCAGCGCGAGAAGTCGAGGGATCGAATCCGGATCTCGGGATTACGTGAGAGCACGCGCTTCGAGACCTTCATCATCTTCTGCATGCCGGGCATGTCCGCCTCGCAGCGGTAGGCATACCAGTCCATCGCCTTGCGGAGACCGATCGCTTCGTAGATCCGGGGGTACCACTCGGCGTTCCAGGGATTCGCGACCATCGGCGAGTGTTCGAAGCCGTCCACGACCAGCCCGAACTCGTGGTTCGTATTGAAGTTGAAGGGCCCGATCAGCCGCTCCATCCCCTGGTCGATCAGCCACTCG of bacterium contains these proteins:
- a CDS encoding GNAT family N-acetyltransferase is translated as MGSVEVVEVSLPRETERFVRTWFTIYENEPCWVPPLYFERKRFFDPAHNPYFENARAAYFIARKDGRDVGTIAPCIDGGYQEHEKGTAFFGFFEFVDDEEVARALLGAAREWLIDQGMERLIGPFNFNTNHEFGLVVDGFEHSPMVANPWNAEWYPRIYEAIGLRKAMDWYAYRCEADMPGMQKMMKVSKRVLSRNPEIRIRSLDFSRWDEDVEKVRGIYRDAWEQNWAHVRVSDREFDFIAGGLKQLIDPDLCFIAEIGDRVAAISVTLPDFNQVVKKMNGRVLPFGWIHVLRKKKLMNRVRIFMLGVAQEFQSLPLGAALYAKTFEVALAKGYRHGEASLILENNHRMRGALEKMGAVIEKTYRNYEIDLHSEAIATKEGAP